From the genome of Ornithobacterium rhinotracheale, one region includes:
- the rpsL gene encoding 30S ribosomal protein S12 encodes MPTIQQLVRKGRNKLTKKSKSAALESCPQRRGVCTRVYTTTPKKPNSAMRKVARVRLTNGKEVNAYIGGEGHNLQEHSIVLVRGGRVKDLPGVRYHIVRGALDTAGVNGRLQRRSKYGAKRPKK; translated from the coding sequence ATGCCAACAATTCAGCAATTAGTAAGAAAAGGTAGAAACAAACTCACTAAGAAGAGTAAATCGGCTGCTTTGGAAAGTTGTCCACAGCGAAGAGGCGTGTGTACCCGTGTGTACACTACTACACCTAAGAAACCAAACTCAGCTATGCGTAAAGTAGCGCGTGTGCGTTTGACAAATGGTAAAGAGGTGAATGCCTACATCGGTGGTGAAGGACATAATTTGCAAGAGCACTCGATAGTATTGGTGAGAGGAGGAAGGGTAAAAGATTTACCAGGTGTGCGTTATCACATTGTGCGCGGTGCATTAGATACTGCGGGAGTTAATGGTCGTTTGCAGAGAAGAAGTAAGTATGGAGCTAAACGTCCTAAAAAATAA
- a CDS encoding IS30 family transposase: MARTFKHLDLLERGMIEAYLKAGWSISKIARELKRDKSTISRELKRNRTKKGKYKAKTAQTLYSEKKERFLRYRRFTKDIEKRVKQFLYKRYSPLQIVGYCKRLGLAMVSVERIYQYIREDKRKGGYLYKYCRHALKKRKAQVSKSVGKIKNRTSIDERPQVVNDRKEFGHWEGDLVEGKNHKGFLLTLTERVSRFLFIRYIPNKSADVVANAMIDVLVPYKGVVKSITVDNGLEFAQHERVGKRLGARVFFTHPYSSWEKGQIEHMNKLVRQYVKKGSAITKSTANKLKAVQKEINDRPFKVLNFCKPRDVFYTFVENVAFSA, from the coding sequence ATGGCACGAACATTTAAGCATTTGGATTTGCTCGAAAGAGGAATGATAGAGGCGTATTTAAAGGCTGGTTGGTCTATCTCTAAAATAGCCCGTGAACTGAAAAGGGATAAATCTACGATAAGCAGGGAGTTAAAGAGAAACCGAACGAAGAAAGGAAAATATAAAGCAAAGACAGCACAGACGCTCTATTCTGAAAAGAAAGAGCGTTTTTTGCGTTATAGAAGGTTCACAAAAGACATTGAGAAAAGAGTAAAACAATTTTTGTACAAAAGATATTCACCGCTCCAAATAGTCGGTTATTGTAAAAGGCTGGGTCTTGCTATGGTTTCGGTGGAAAGAATTTACCAATACATAAGAGAGGATAAGCGAAAGGGAGGTTATTTGTATAAGTATTGCCGTCACGCTTTGAAAAAGAGAAAGGCGCAAGTGTCAAAATCTGTTGGGAAGATAAAAAACCGTACAAGTATAGATGAGAGACCTCAAGTTGTGAATGATAGAAAAGAGTTCGGACATTGGGAGGGTGATTTAGTAGAGGGCAAAAATCATAAGGGTTTTTTATTAACACTTACAGAAAGAGTATCAAGGTTTTTATTTATTAGATATATACCTAATAAAAGTGCTGATGTTGTGGCAAATGCGATGATAGATGTTTTGGTTCCGTACAAGGGGGTGGTTAAGTCTATTACGGTGGATAATGGTTTGGAGTTTGCACAGCACGAACGGGTGGGGAAGAGATTGGGGGCGCGTGTTTTTTTTACGCACCCTTATTCTAGTTGGGAAAAGGGACAAATTGAGCATATGAACAAACTTGTTAGACAATATGTGAAAAAAGGTTCAGCAATCACAAAAAGTACCGCTAACAAGCTGAAAGCGGTACAAAAAGAGATAAATGACAGACCTTTTAAAGTGTTAAATTTTTGCAAGCCTCGTGATGTTTTTTATACATTTGTGGAAAATGTTGCATTTAGTGCTTGA
- a CDS encoding OmpA family protein, translating into MDHSLLEQTRSELSPVLVDKVSNYVSESRSNTSQAITGALPLLLAFLNERLQNESSAKQIYDLAYEFEQSGLFLNESFLRVFEQNKHALLGKGNTCILELLRGKEEWVFDGLAEYSNITKEAASGVFAVVFPLIMSVVGRIITTDGLTAQGLASMFFQEKEAFVEAIPSGLHSLASRLGVQSQKFESVVQPQSIKSTILPKVESKTPSAPGLPASRESRGSKSLLWLLLILILAIAGYFVYQSFFAKEEIQKPIAPLRSETFGIDKNGVIVDNDLVPLLSVDGDTLNVKNGTLEVTPENFILLNGNYVYNSNGDAIKVDTTLVVTPKSLIVGVYDEATGNFIYDLGPEIEIPLKNGTKLKVGESSVENKLYKFLNDDNATVSEDKTQGWITLDRIYFEKGKSSLTPESKQQLKNLVLILKDYPKAKIKLGGYTDNAGAQEVNQPLSNERAQAAMRTMVLLGLKKERVSAEGYGAAHFVCATNDTPACMAQNRRVDLRVVEK; encoded by the coding sequence ATGGATCATTCATTATTAGAACAGACTAGGAGTGAGCTTTCGCCAGTTTTAGTGGACAAGGTAAGTAACTATGTGAGCGAAAGCCGGAGTAATACCTCTCAAGCAATTACGGGGGCACTACCACTTTTATTAGCCTTTTTAAACGAGAGATTGCAAAATGAATCAAGTGCTAAACAAATTTATGATTTGGCGTATGAATTTGAGCAATCAGGTTTGTTTTTAAATGAATCGTTTCTACGCGTTTTTGAACAAAACAAACATGCCCTATTAGGGAAAGGAAATACATGTATCCTCGAATTATTGAGAGGGAAAGAAGAATGGGTATTTGATGGTTTGGCAGAATACTCCAATATCACTAAAGAAGCAGCGAGTGGAGTGTTTGCCGTTGTGTTTCCACTAATTATGAGTGTCGTTGGTAGAATAATCACAACAGATGGATTGACAGCACAAGGATTAGCTTCAATGTTTTTCCAAGAAAAAGAGGCGTTTGTGGAGGCAATTCCTTCAGGATTGCATAGTTTGGCGTCAAGATTGGGCGTTCAGTCGCAGAAGTTTGAGTCTGTAGTGCAACCTCAGTCTATAAAATCCACTATCTTGCCTAAAGTAGAATCTAAAACACCTTCGGCTCCAGGGCTTCCAGCTTCACGAGAAAGTAGAGGAAGCAAAAGCTTATTGTGGTTGCTTTTAATTCTAATTTTAGCAATAGCAGGATATTTTGTTTATCAATCATTTTTTGCTAAAGAAGAAATCCAAAAGCCAATTGCACCTTTGCGTTCAGAAACTTTTGGCATTGATAAAAACGGCGTGATTGTGGATAATGATTTGGTTCCATTGCTCTCCGTTGATGGAGATACGCTAAATGTGAAAAATGGAACTTTAGAAGTTACACCAGAGAACTTTATTTTACTCAATGGGAATTATGTGTATAATTCAAATGGAGACGCAATCAAGGTAGATACCACTTTAGTCGTTACTCCAAAGTCGTTAATCGTAGGTGTTTATGACGAGGCGACAGGAAACTTTATTTACGATTTAGGCCCTGAAATAGAAATTCCACTTAAAAACGGAACTAAATTAAAGGTAGGCGAAAGCAGTGTTGAAAATAAATTGTATAAATTCTTAAACGATGATAATGCAACAGTGTCTGAAGATAAAACGCAAGGTTGGATTACTTTAGATAGAATTTATTTTGAAAAAGGGAAATCAAGTTTAACGCCTGAGTCTAAACAGCAATTAAAGAATTTAGTTTTAATTTTAAAAGATTACCCTAAAGCAAAAATCAAATTAGGAGGCTATACAGATAATGCTGGGGCACAAGAAGTGAATCAACCATTGTCAAACGAAAGGGCTCAAGCTGCAATGAGAACAATGGTTTTGCTTGGGCTTAAAAAAGAAAGAGTGTCGGCAGAGGGTTATGGAGCAGCACATTTTGTGTGTGCCACAAATGATACTCCAGCTTGTATGGCACAAAATAGAAGAGTGGATTTGCGGGTAGTGGAAAAATAA
- a CDS encoding lysophospholipid acyltransferase family protein has translation MFLKIAKHIIFLLAKIPTRLLYIFADFLFFIQTYFVQYRKKVVVENIKSSFPTFSDEEIQSLAKKFNRHLCDYAVEAVRALKISQKELDTRIEFKNLEILKQIKAENKNCMLLCGHIFNWEWLIGAVHHLPTPNTFAVYHALSNKEIDDIMRQSRERFNTHAIDMKETPRVMMKTPNDGNSTFLFVSDQSPHSSMIHYDLDFLNQTTPVFIGFDKLARKLNYGIVYVNITKPKRGYFIFSFERLLPKNEKFEENEIVHLFYQALERNIQNAPANWLWSHRRWKYKRGIDY, from the coding sequence ATGTTTTTAAAAATCGCTAAACATATCATTTTTTTATTGGCAAAAATCCCGACAAGGCTTTTGTATATTTTTGCTGATTTTTTATTCTTTATTCAAACTTATTTTGTTCAGTATAGAAAAAAAGTGGTTGTTGAAAATATAAAATCGTCTTTCCCCACTTTTTCAGACGAAGAGATTCAATCTTTAGCTAAAAAATTCAATCGACACTTGTGCGACTATGCAGTGGAGGCGGTGCGTGCTCTGAAAATCTCACAAAAAGAGCTCGACACGCGTATTGAGTTTAAAAATCTTGAAATCCTAAAACAAATTAAGGCTGAAAATAAAAACTGTATGTTGCTTTGTGGGCATATCTTCAATTGGGAATGGCTCATTGGGGCGGTGCATCATCTGCCTACGCCAAACACCTTTGCGGTGTACCATGCACTGAGCAATAAGGAGATTGATGATATTATGCGACAATCTCGTGAGCGATTTAACACACACGCGATTGACATGAAGGAAACGCCCCGCGTGATGATGAAAACGCCCAATGATGGAAATTCCACCTTTTTGTTTGTTTCAGATCAAAGTCCGCATAGTAGTATGATTCATTATGATTTGGATTTCTTAAACCAAACAACGCCCGTTTTTATAGGCTTTGATAAATTAGCCCGAAAATTAAATTATGGAATCGTATATGTAAACATCACCAAGCCCAAGCGCGGGTATTTCATTTTTTCATTTGAAAGATTGTTGCCTAAAAATGAAAAATTTGAAGAAAATGAAATCGTGCATTTATTCTACCAAGCTTTGGAGAGAAACATTCAAAACGCACCCGCCAATTGGCTTTGGAGCCACCGACGCTGGAAATATAAAAGAGGAATAGATTATTGA
- a CDS encoding glycosyltransferase family 2 protein: MKTAIVILNWNGKKWLKAFLPPLLKYSEQADIYVIDNASTDNDVEFLSTNFPSVKIVQNTQNYGFAGGYNEGLKHISADLFCLLNSDVEVSKGWLPPVLDLFNQDETLAALQPKILDYNQKDQFEYAGAAGGFLDNLGYPFCRGRIFWTLEKDQYQYNDVLPIFWASGACLFIRSEVFWKVGGFDADFFAHMEEIDLCWRLQNLGYKILYCGHSTVYHVGGGTLQKNSPRKTYLNFRNSLFMLEKNLPLYKVFPVIFARLVLDGITAIVFWRYEGFTHLKAIFFAHMDFYKKLGHFWKKRQKTQRKFWAKRLVPFQYFILGKKYMKDLF, encoded by the coding sequence TTGAAAACTGCCATCGTAATACTGAACTGGAACGGAAAAAAATGGCTAAAAGCCTTTTTGCCACCTTTGCTAAAATATAGCGAACAGGCTGATATTTATGTGATAGATAACGCATCTACCGATAACGATGTGGAATTTCTGTCCACCAACTTCCCGAGCGTAAAAATCGTTCAAAATACTCAAAATTACGGTTTTGCTGGCGGCTACAATGAGGGACTAAAACATATTTCGGCCGATTTATTTTGCCTACTCAACTCCGATGTCGAAGTGAGCAAAGGCTGGTTGCCCCCCGTGCTGGATTTATTTAATCAAGATGAAACTTTGGCGGCACTTCAGCCTAAAATTTTAGATTATAATCAAAAAGACCAATTTGAATATGCAGGTGCTGCAGGTGGATTTTTAGACAATTTAGGCTACCCGTTTTGTCGTGGTAGAATTTTCTGGACATTGGAAAAAGACCAATATCAGTATAACGATGTGCTCCCCATTTTTTGGGCATCGGGTGCGTGCCTATTTATTCGTAGCGAAGTTTTCTGGAAAGTGGGTGGCTTTGATGCTGATTTCTTTGCACATATGGAAGAAATTGATTTGTGCTGGAGATTGCAAAATTTAGGCTACAAAATTCTGTATTGCGGACATTCTACGGTGTATCATGTAGGCGGTGGCACTTTACAAAAAAATAGTCCACGCAAGACTTATTTGAATTTCCGAAACAGCCTTTTTATGCTTGAAAAGAATTTACCTTTATATAAAGTGTTTCCCGTGATTTTTGCTCGTTTGGTTTTGGACGGAATCACGGCAATTGTCTTTTGGCGATACGAAGGATTTACCCATTTAAAAGCCATCTTTTTTGCGCATATGGATTTTTATAAAAAATTGGGGCATTTCTGGAAGAAAAGACAAAAAACTCAACGAAAGTTTTGGGCAAAACGCTTGGTACCTTTTCAATATTTTATTTTAGGCAAAAAATATATGAAGGATTTATTTTAG
- a CDS encoding DUF2723 domain-containing protein has product MNFKKLNNLVGWLMFAIAAIVYLSSMERELSFWDCGEYIVSSSKLGVTHAPGAATFQLLGAVWSGLAFGNGNLYAILINALSALSSAFTILFLFWTITHFARRIMVKIGEDKSKGAKTHELSQTDIWVIMLAGVVGSLAFTFSDSFWFSAVEGEVYAMASMFTALLLWLACKWENAAGEPRENRWLILISLLIGLSTGVHLMAILTVPAICYLYYFRHYKFTWQSFIIANVVTLAVFVFVFKVIFSYTMAFYGNLEVFMVNSLGLPFNSGTVAATIILAAVFGGALYYTKQKNWVTANTAVLSILFMLIGFTSWLVIPIRANANPHMNLNDPDDAIGLLDYYNREQYGDWPVFVGPLYTAHQDPNGVKRNPDGSYKMVDKGPVYKRNRAKGIYEVVGRRQDYVYNDEQIGWFARMYNPQSKDNYEALMGPAEQRKSYDPNTGREVTHFKRPSFWQNVQFFLNYQIGYMYLRYLGWNFIGKQNDFQGNMEITKGNTITGLNFIDNILVGSQDNLPTRFKNNKARNVYFAIPFILGLIGFIFQFYKDWGRNFALISLFLLTGVGILLYTNVKPFEPRERDYAVVTSFYVFAAWIGLSVLAIYSFLKTKIHPKYALAASALTLAAPLLMGFENWDDHTRADRRAAHDLAYNYLVNLDPNSILFVYGDNDTYPLWGLQETAMFRTDVKVANYTLLSSPWNIAQAQRRTYDAMPLPSQMTEEDYRQGANEGIIILDRDLFQQLHEYAAQNSPEFISVLNQIKNYNDNGMTAKEAMNWILNKENNTKNYLVEVLKQLFRGGVDNVLPTDKIIIPVDKNAVLKHKIVAPHQAQQILPHIVVTLPNRQIGFKSELFMLDIMANYKWDRSIYFSSGGLYDPANIFYLGDYLEFEGFTYKFVPIETKKASNGEVGTIDANQMYNDILKYEWSNFNDTSAYFDETCRQNILTYRNAVLRTGEALVKIGENEKAKKLIALMQSKIPYTEFSEGISLYGFVPLYYKLGENQKAIALSDFLQKQNQEETAYYNSLPPYEKASVHSDYQRLIGEEQYATANMIDYYLTYKKDTAAAKKVFEAYYTPLENRLNKLAEKAKQVGLENMNEADVQNLTTDLSLQRSMLGLAVEIDSTYAKKKFKEMTEMMTSIDPREN; this is encoded by the coding sequence ATGAATTTCAAAAAATTGAACAATTTGGTCGGCTGGCTGATGTTTGCCATTGCTGCCATCGTTTATTTGAGTTCCATGGAGCGCGAATTGAGTTTTTGGGACTGTGGGGAATACATCGTTTCTTCGTCTAAATTGGGCGTAACGCATGCTCCAGGTGCGGCAACTTTTCAGCTATTGGGGGCAGTGTGGTCTGGCTTAGCCTTTGGCAACGGAAATCTTTACGCCATTTTAATCAATGCACTTTCGGCACTGAGTAGTGCTTTTACGATATTATTCCTTTTTTGGACGATTACGCATTTTGCACGTAGAATTATGGTAAAAATCGGCGAAGACAAAAGCAAAGGGGCTAAAACTCATGAATTAAGCCAAACCGATATTTGGGTGATTATGCTCGCGGGTGTGGTAGGCTCTTTGGCGTTCACTTTTTCAGATTCATTTTGGTTTTCAGCAGTGGAGGGCGAGGTTTATGCTATGGCCTCAATGTTCACCGCACTGCTCCTATGGCTTGCCTGCAAGTGGGAAAATGCCGCGGGAGAGCCACGCGAAAATCGCTGGCTGATTCTAATTTCATTATTAATTGGGCTATCCACAGGGGTGCATTTAATGGCTATTTTAACGGTGCCTGCCATTTGCTACCTTTATTATTTTAGACATTACAAATTCACTTGGCAATCATTTATCATTGCCAATGTTGTGACTTTGGCGGTGTTTGTTTTTGTGTTCAAAGTGATTTTCTCCTACACTATGGCATTCTACGGAAACTTAGAAGTTTTCATGGTCAATTCTTTAGGCTTGCCATTTAATTCTGGTACGGTAGCCGCTACAATTATTCTTGCTGCCGTTTTTGGGGGAGCTTTATATTATACCAAACAAAAAAATTGGGTAACAGCCAACACTGCGGTACTTTCGATTTTATTTATGCTAATCGGTTTTACTAGCTGGCTTGTGATTCCGATCCGTGCCAACGCCAATCCGCACATGAACTTAAACGACCCTGATGATGCAATTGGACTTTTGGATTATTACAACCGTGAACAATACGGCGATTGGCCTGTTTTTGTAGGCCCTTTGTACACAGCACATCAAGATCCAAATGGTGTAAAAAGAAATCCAGACGGAAGCTATAAAATGGTGGACAAAGGTCCTGTCTATAAAAGAAACAGAGCCAAAGGCATTTACGAAGTAGTGGGACGCAGACAGGATTATGTGTATAATGATGAGCAAATCGGGTGGTTTGCTAGAATGTACAACCCTCAATCTAAGGATAATTACGAAGCGCTGATGGGGCCAGCAGAGCAGCGCAAATCATATGACCCTAATACGGGTAGAGAGGTAACACACTTTAAACGCCCTAGCTTTTGGCAAAATGTTCAATTTTTCTTAAACTACCAAATCGGGTATATGTATCTGCGCTACCTCGGCTGGAATTTTATCGGAAAGCAAAACGACTTCCAAGGAAATATGGAAATCACCAAAGGCAACACCATCACAGGGCTTAACTTCATTGATAACATTTTAGTAGGCTCACAGGACAATTTGCCCACTAGATTTAAAAACAATAAAGCCCGTAATGTATATTTTGCCATTCCGTTCATTTTAGGGCTAATCGGTTTCATCTTTCAATTTTATAAAGACTGGGGGCGCAACTTTGCCCTAATTTCGCTCTTCCTCTTAACGGGCGTAGGCATTTTACTTTACACAAATGTAAAACCCTTTGAGCCTCGTGAGCGCGATTACGCCGTAGTTACCTCATTCTATGTCTTTGCCGCTTGGATTGGGCTAAGCGTTTTAGCCATTTACAGTTTCTTAAAAACAAAAATACACCCTAAATATGCCCTTGCCGCAAGCGCCCTCACACTCGCTGCGCCCCTGCTTATGGGCTTTGAAAACTGGGATGACCACACGCGTGCCGATCGTCGTGCTGCACATGATTTGGCCTACAATTATTTAGTAAATTTAGATCCAAATTCCATTTTATTTGTCTACGGAGACAACGATACTTACCCGCTATGGGGCTTGCAAGAGACTGCAATGTTTCGCACAGATGTAAAAGTAGCCAATTACACTCTACTAAGCTCCCCTTGGAATATTGCCCAAGCTCAGCGCCGCACTTACGATGCAATGCCCCTACCCTCTCAAATGACAGAAGAAGACTACCGCCAAGGGGCTAACGAAGGCATCATAATCCTAGACAGGGATTTATTTCAACAGCTCCACGAGTATGCCGCTCAAAATTCCCCTGAGTTTATAAGTGTTTTAAACCAAATTAAAAACTACAACGATAATGGAATGACTGCCAAGGAAGCCATGAATTGGATTTTGAATAAAGAAAATAATACTAAAAATTATTTAGTAGAAGTTTTAAAACAATTATTCCGTGGTGGGGTAGACAATGTATTACCTACCGATAAAATCATTATTCCCGTGGATAAAAATGCCGTACTTAAACATAAAATCGTAGCCCCACACCAAGCTCAGCAAATCCTCCCTCATATAGTGGTAACCCTCCCCAATAGGCAAATAGGCTTTAAAAGTGAGCTATTTATGCTAGACATTATGGCTAACTATAAGTGGGATAGAAGCATTTACTTCTCAAGCGGTGGCCTGTACGACCCTGCCAATATTTTCTATTTAGGCGATTATTTAGAATTTGAAGGATTTACCTATAAGTTTGTTCCCATCGAAACGAAAAAAGCATCTAACGGAGAAGTGGGCACTATAGATGCCAACCAGATGTATAACGACATTTTGAAATACGAGTGGTCTAACTTTAACGATACAAGTGCTTACTTTGATGAAACTTGCCGTCAGAACATTCTCACCTACCGAAATGCCGTCCTCAGAACCGGTGAGGCCCTTGTAAAAATAGGCGAAAACGAAAAAGCTAAAAAGCTCATCGCCCTGATGCAAAGCAAAATCCCATACACCGAATTCTCCGAGGGCATCTCACTCTACGGCTTCGTTCCTCTTTACTACAAGCTGGGCGAAAACCAAAAAGCAATAGCCCTTTCCGATTTTCTACAAAAACAAAATCAGGAAGAAACGGCTTATTACAACTCTCTCCCACCGTACGAAAAGGCAAGTGTACACAGCGATTATCAACGATTGATCGGGGAAGAGCAATACGCAACCGCCAATATGATTGATTATTATTTGACTTATAAAAAAGATACTGCAGCGGCTAAAAAAGTGTTTGAAGCTTACTATACTCCGCTCGAAAACCGATTGAATAAATTAGCCGAGAAAGCTAAACAAGTAGGACTTGAAAATATGAACGAGGCAGATGTGCAAAACCTCACAACCGACTTGTCTTTGCAGCGCAGTATGCTCGGCCTTGCAGTGGAAATAGACAGCACATATGCTAAAAAGAAATTCAAAGAAATGACAGAAATGATGACTTCCATCGACCCAAGGGAAAATTAA